A single region of the Gemmatimonadaceae bacterium genome encodes:
- a CDS encoding VOC family protein, giving the protein MTVIRMDNVGIVVENLDAVTEFFTELGLTLEGRMPIEGEWAGHVTGVRGQRVEIATMRTPDGHSRLELSRFDAPAIASDHRRAPVNSLGYLRVMFAVDDLDDTLARLGKLGATVVDEVVNYEDKYRLCYIRGPEGILIGLAQQLGQQTARADPMERRR; this is encoded by the coding sequence ATGACAGTGATACGAATGGACAACGTCGGCATCGTCGTGGAGAACCTCGATGCCGTCACTGAGTTCTTCACCGAACTCGGCCTTACGCTCGAAGGCCGCATGCCCATCGAGGGCGAATGGGCTGGCCACGTCACCGGCGTGCGCGGCCAGCGCGTCGAGATCGCCACGATGCGCACCCCCGACGGCCACAGCCGCCTCGAGCTCTCGCGCTTCGACGCCCCCGCCATCGCGTCCGATCACCGCAGAGCTCCGGTGAACTCGTTGGGATACCTGCGCGTCATGTTCGCCGTCGATGACCTCGACGACACCCTCGCCCGGCTCGGTAAGCTCGGTGCAACGGTGGTCGACGAAGTCGTCAACTACGAAGACAAATATCGGCTCTGCTACATCCGCGGTCCCGAGGGAATCCTCATCGGGCTCGCCCAACAGCTCGGGCAGCAGACCGCCCGGGCGGATCCCATGGAACGAAGGCGTTGA